The following nucleotide sequence is from Actinomycetota bacterium.
GGCCAGGACATCGAGCCTGCGCCGGAGATCGTGTGCCTCGCGCTCATCACGATCGACGGCAGCTTCCAGTGAGCGGAGTTCTCCGCGTACTACGGCGAGTGCTCCTTCGACGGGGAGAGCGTCCTGTTCGGCCAGGGAGCGCGCCTCGTCTTCCAGCTCGCGAAACACCTGTTCGGCGCGCTCGACATCCCTGCGCGCGGCGTTCTCGGTCGCTCCGCTACCGGCAAGATCCACACCCAGCTCTGCAGCTTCGATCTCGAGATCTCTGCGCCGCTCCCCCACGCCCTCGAGACGGGCCTGGGCAGATCTGCGCCGTTCGTGGGCGACCTGGGCGATGCGCCGCAAACGCTCGACGGTCGTCTCCAACCGAGCCGCCGCCGCCGTATCCGCATCCAGCGCACGGCCGGCCGCTCCGGCCCGACTACCGAGATCCGGAAGCCGTGATTCGAGTTCGACCCTCTCGAGTTGCACCGCCTCGAGGTTGGCGCTCCACCGAGCCTCGGCGCCTTCGGCCTCGGCGAGCCGATCGCGGATGGCGCGCATCGCTTCTCCGCCGACGTAGAGGCGCAACTCACGTAACTCGCGCCGAAGTTCGGCCTGGCGGTCTGCGGACTTTGCCTGCCGCTCCAGCGGTCGGATCTGCCGCTTGAGCTCGCGAAGGATGTCTTGGAGCCGGAGCACGTCCGCGTCGGTGCGTTCCAGACGACGCACCGACCGTTCCTTGCGAAGTCGGTGCTTGAGGATCCCGGCGGCCTCTTCGATCACCGCCCTGTGATCCTCCGGTTTTGCGTTCAGAAGATCGTCGATCCGCCCCTGACCGACAATGAGATGCTGGTGCCGTCCAACCCCTCCGTCGGACAGCAGCTCCTGAATGTCGAGGAGCCGACAGTCGACGTTGTTGATCTGGTAGTCGCTGGAGCCGTCACGATACAACCGCCGGGTGATCGAGATCTCGTCGAGATCGAGCGGCATCGTACGTGTGCCGTTGTCGAGCACCAGTGTCACCTCCGCCCGGCCGAACGCAGGCCGGGTCGCCGTCCCCGCAAAGATGACGTCTTCCATCCGCTGGGTTCGCAACGAGCGTGTCGACTGTGTTCCCATGACCCAGGCGATGGCGTCGACGAGATTGGACTTGCCGGAACCGTTGGGTCCGACGACGACCGTCACTCCGGGCTCGAACTCGAGCCGAGTCCGATCGGCGAACGATTTGAAGCCGACCAGCCGCAGAGACTTCACATACACTGAATGACACCCTTGTGATTTGGCGGAATGAGGCTATCACAGCACGGCGGCCGTTCATCGAATCATGAACGTGTCGGCATCGGGGTCGACGGTTGCCGGAGTCACCCGGACATCGGTGACGACGGCCGATCGAGGCCCCACATGTAGCCACTCGATGAGGTTCTCGACGACTTCGGGTGAACCCTGGACCTCGACTTCGACCTCCCCGAACGGCAGGTTGCGGACCCACCCGACGGCGCCGAGCATCCTGGCTCGTGCCAGCGTCGCGTAACGAAACCCGACCCCTTGCACGCGGCCACGCACCACTGCCCTGACTCGGATCACGTGCGACACGTCGGACACGCTACGGTGAATCCGCCAGACCCTCCAGAGCCACCCTGGCAGCCGCCTGTTGGGCCTCTTTCTTCGAGTGACCTTCTCCCTCGCCGCGGATCACCCCGTCGATCTCCACCGTCGCCCTGAATGTCCGATCGTGATCGGGCCCGTCACCGTGCACCCGGTACACGGGTTCGAGTTGCACCTTGGCAAGCACTTCCTGCAACCGGGTCTTGTAGTCCATGGAGCCCGGAGTCACCGAAAGCGCCGCCACCTGCGCCTCCCAATGCTCGATGATCACGCGACGCACTTCTTCGAGCCCCCCATCCAGGTACACCGCCGCCAAGACGGCCTCCAATGCGTCGGCGAGAATCGAGTCTTTGTCGCGACCGTCGGAGACCTCTTCGCCGTGTCCGATGCGGAGACCGCTTCCGAGTCCGATGGTGCGCGCCACCGATGCGAGCGCCGGCCTGCTGACGAGCGAGGCTCGCAGCTTCGCCATCTGGCCTTCTCGCATATCGTGGAAGCGCCCGAAGAGGACGTCGGTGATGACGAGACCGAGGACCGCATCACCCAGGAACTCCATCCTCTCATTGTGTTCGACGTGGTCGTGCTCCGCGGTGAAGGACCGATGGGTGAGCGCCATCTCGAGCAGAGCCGGGTTTCGGAAGTGATATCCGAGCCTCGCTTCGATGCCGGTCATGCAAACCGCCGTCCTATCTCTTCCACCATGCCTCCCGAGGCCTCGTGAGATGCCCATTCGAGCGCGCTGCGGATCGCAACTCGCGACGATGATCCGTGGGCGATGACCGCGACGCCTCGGGTACCGACGAGATGAGCGCCACCCGTGGTCTCATAGTCGAGCCCGGCCAAGACCGTCGCCGGGAGCGGTTCCCCGGCGTCCGCCGCCAACGAGGCCACCCAGGCGACGGTCCCTTCGATGGCCTTGAGAACGGTATTACCGGTGAACCCGTCCGTCACCACGACATCCACGGTCGCCGCGGTGATATCACGCCCTTCGACGTTTCCAACGAATCGTGGCAGCGCGTCCTCCAACAATACGGCCGCCTGCCTCTCCAGATCTCTCCCCTTGCCCTTTTCCTGGCCGATCGAGAGGAGGCCGACCGACGGGTCCGCCACTCCAAGCGAGAATTCGGAGACGACCGAGCCCATGATCGCGAACTGCACGAGATGTCTGGGGCCCACCATCGGGTTTGCCCCGGCGTCGACGAGGACGGTGGGAGGGTCGGTCGGGATGACGGTGGCGATCGCCGGCCGGAGCACACCGGGAATCCTCCCGATGATGATCGTCGCTGCAGCAAGTGCCGCCCCCGTCGATCCGGCCGACACGAGACCGTCGGCCTCACCCGAACGGACGAGTCGCGCAGCCACGCTGATCGATGCGTCGGGTTTCTCTCGAATCGAACGGACCGGATCTTCACCCATCTCGACGGCATCGCCGGCATGAACGATGGGCAGATCCACATCGACATCTTCACAGAGCGGTTCGAGCCGTCTTCGATCGCCGACGAGGACGAC
It contains:
- the plsX gene encoding phosphate acyltransferase PlsX; translated protein: MGGDHAPRETIAGAVEAVRRGIDVVLVGDRRRLEPLCEDVDVDLPIVHAGDAVEMGEDPVRSIREKPDASISVAARLVRSGEADGLVSAGSTGAALAAATIIIGRIPGVLRPAIATVIPTDPPTVLVDAGANPMVGPRHLVQFAIMGSVVSEFSLGVADPSVGLLSIGQEKGKGRDLERQAAVLLEDALPRFVGNVEGRDITAATVDVVVTDGFTGNTVLKAIEGTVAWVASLAADAGEPLPATVLAGLDYETTGGAHLVGTRGVAVIAHGSSSRVAIRSALEWASHEASGGMVEEIGRRFA
- the rnc gene encoding ribonuclease III, with product MTGIEARLGYHFRNPALLEMALTHRSFTAEHDHVEHNERMEFLGDAVLGLVITDVLFGRFHDMREGQMAKLRASLVSRPALASVARTIGLGSGLRIGHGEEVSDGRDKDSILADALEAVLAAVYLDGGLEEVRRVIIEHWEAQVAALSVTPGSMDYKTRLQEVLAKVQLEPVYRVHGDGPDHDRTFRATVEIDGVIRGEGEGHSKKEAQQAAARVALEGLADSP
- a CDS encoding acylphosphatase translates to MIRVRAVVRGRVQGVGFRYATLARARMLGAVGWVRNLPFGEVEVEVQGSPEVVENLIEWLHVGPRSAVVTDVRVTPATVDPDADTFMIR